In a single window of the Deltaproteobacteria bacterium genome:
- a CDS encoding FAD binding domain-containing protein — protein sequence MIALKFEFRRPKDVEEAVRLYGEFQGEAAYLSGGTDLVPRMKLGLEKPKVVIDLKRISPLSTVEDQGEWIRIGALARIFDLKENETIKDYFPALKASLEATSCESLQMRGTIGGNLLQNSRCLFYNQSEFWRRSKGFCLKMGGKSCNAIPGANTCFANYCSDNAPALCTLSAEIEFSGPDGTRRLNLEELYTGRAEKPFKLYPGELLTAIFVPKKKSVGGYEKLRIRGAIDYPLLGVGFSYGNGTGKLTIGAVGPKPHSVEMKQFSQGAIQEAAETLLKQVRPVDNTVVNPEYRKRMVPVLAERLVNKVMEGVK from the coding sequence ATGATAGCCTTGAAATTTGAGTTCAGGAGACCAAAGGATGTTGAGGAAGCCGTCCGGCTTTACGGTGAGTTCCAGGGGGAAGCGGCTTACTTAAGTGGGGGGACCGATCTGGTCCCTCGCATGAAACTCGGGCTTGAAAAACCTAAAGTCGTTATCGACCTGAAGCGCATTTCGCCGCTCAGCACCGTAGAGGATCAAGGTGAGTGGATCAGAATCGGTGCCCTGGCTCGGATCTTCGACCTCAAAGAAAACGAGACCATTAAAGACTACTTTCCCGCGCTGAAAGCATCCCTTGAAGCCACTTCCTGTGAATCCCTCCAGATGAGAGGCACAATCGGCGGTAATCTGCTTCAAAATTCCCGATGTCTGTTTTATAACCAGTCTGAATTCTGGCGTCGATCCAAGGGCTTTTGTCTCAAGATGGGCGGTAAAAGCTGTAATGCCATCCCAGGAGCCAATACTTGCTTTGCAAACTATTGCAGCGATAACGCACCCGCCTTGTGTACGCTTTCTGCCGAGATAGAATTCTCCGGACCTGATGGAACAAGACGACTCAACCTGGAAGAACTTTATACCGGCAGGGCCGAAAAACCCTTCAAACTTTATCCTGGTGAACTTCTCACGGCAATATTTGTTCCAAAGAAGAAGAGCGTGGGAGGTTACGAAAAATTACGAATTCGGGGTGCCATCGACTACCCCCTCCTGGGAGTGGGGTTTTCTTATGGAAACGGGACGGGCAAACTCACCATAGGAGCAGTTGGTCCTAAACCCCATTCAGTTGAAATGAAACAATTCTCCCAAGGTGCAATCCAGGAGGCTGCGGAGACACTCCTCAAACAGGTGCGGCCTGTCGATAATACCGTCGTCAATCCTGAATACAGGAAACGGATGGTTCCCGTGCTGGCCGAAAGGCTCGTGAACAAGGTGATGGAAGGGGTAAAGTGA
- a CDS encoding (2Fe-2S)-binding protein, with protein sequence MDRLKVKFVVNGQPVDLNVKPSETLLETLRDRLELTGAKEGCGLGACGSCTVLLNGLPTRSCIVLTAELDDGDEVRTIEGLADGTKLDPIQESFMENGAIQCGFCTPGMVLTAKSLLDRNPKPSKEEIIRSMSSNLCRCTGYKKILESVEAVSSSKVSKS encoded by the coding sequence ATGGATCGATTAAAGGTCAAATTCGTGGTAAACGGACAACCTGTAGACTTGAATGTCAAGCCTTCAGAAACCTTGCTTGAGACCCTGAGAGACCGCCTGGAATTGACCGGCGCCAAGGAAGGTTGCGGGTTGGGGGCTTGCGGGAGCTGCACAGTGCTCCTTAACGGACTTCCCACGCGCTCCTGTATCGTACTGACCGCTGAATTGGACGACGGCGACGAGGTAAGAACCATAGAAGGTTTGGCTGATGGAACAAAGTTGGATCCCATTCAGGAAAGCTTCATGGAAAATGGAGCGATTCAATGCGGTTTCTGCACGCCGGGCATGGTGCTTACCGCCAAGAGCCTGCTTGACAGAAACCCGAAGCCGAGCAAGGAGGAAATAATCCGCTCCATGTCTTCCAATCTATGCCGCTGCACGGGGTACAAGAAGATTCTGGAATCCGTGGAAGCCGTTTCATCCTCAAAGGTTTCAAAAAGCTAG